The segment TGAGCTCAGAGTGGTGACATACCTGCCCACGGCCACATGGCGACCAGCAGAGAATCGAGGTTTCAGCCAGGTGCATGTTCCACAGCCCACCTGGCCTCCCACGACAGGTGGGGGTGCCGAGGTCAGCTTCAGAGCCTCTCCCCGGCATGCTAGCTGCCCCTCAAACACCCTGTGAGGTCAGGACAAGGCTCTTCCCGGAGGAATGTGCACACCCAGAGGGAAGCgggaagcagggaggcccctgcAGCTGGGGCGCACTGACCTGCAGCCCCTTCATGTCCTAGAATCCCGCCAGCTCAGGGAGCCCTGGCTTCCAGAGGCCTCACGCCACTGCTGTCTACCATCTCATGTCACCACCTTGAGGTACAGGAGCTGCAGTGTCCCCCAGGGCCTCAGATATCCTCTGCCTTCCTTCTGGGGGTCCTGCCTCTACCACTGAAGAGATGCTGATGTGCATTATCTGGGTTCTTGGAACTGAAGGATTTCAGCAGCAACGAGACAAGCTAAGGGAAACCCTGTAACGAACAGTAGTCAGTCCAGCCATCCGACTCCACCAAAGGGCTAGGAAGTGCCATCTTCCTGCATCGGGTGGCACAGCCTGCCTGGGGCAGCTAAAGAGGAATTTGCTTTGTGAGCTCTAAAACTAGGATGTTGTCTATAGCAGCTCGCGGAGTCATCTGGTCAAATGACACATGAAGTGGTAGCATGTGCTGTGGGAGAAATGACATGCCTGAGGGACTGGAGACTGGGTGCTAGCGGGGGCGCAGGGGGACTGCCCACCAGCTGGGAGGCCCTGGGAGATACTTAGCCTCTGGTGCCTCATTCCCCATATGTGCAGAAGGGGCCACTGCGGCCTGCACAGCACCCCTGCCCAGGGCTCCTTGGAACGGACACCCAGGAAGGGGTTGTGAGCAACCCTCTCAGGGCATCATACAGCTGGTTGTGAAATGCAGATGACTCTGCAGGCCTGATGCCCAGGATGTGAGCCCCGGAGGTCCCTGCGCTCTCCAGGAGGCCTGCATCTAATGCTAAGCCCAGCTGTCGGTGCCCACCCCTCATCCAGAGCCTTCTGAGCAGCACCTACCCTGGTGGGTcactccctcctcctccaggccTCTTTTTTATTTGGCTTCCGTGACACCCCACTCAGGTCCTCATACATCCTGCTCAGTCCCTTCTGGGGCTTCCTCATCTCCCCCCATTACAGTATTGAAGGGTCCCCAGCCTCAGTCCCACAACCCCTTCCCTTGGCTCTCATGGCTTTAAACTCTGTGCTGCCAGTTCCCACTCTTCTCCCTCCACACTGGAATACCTCACTGCCGTCTCCACTTCTCCACTTGTATCTACTCAGCTACGCAGACTAAACAGATCCAGAGTCAGGCTCCTGCCCGCCCCTCCCTCCTGATCCACCCTGTCCCTGTGCCTCTAGTCCTCTGAGCTCTCAAGTGCTCAGGCCCAGAACTGTGGAACCATCCTGGTTCTTTACTTTCTCACCCTACATCCAGTAGATGAACAAATCCTTTTGGCACTCACCCGCTTCCCAGGTGCCACACGGGTCCACACCGACGTGTGTCTGGGTCAGGGCAGCAGCCCCGAGCTCGTCTCCCTGCTCATGGCCTGAGCCCAGCAGACCGCCCCGCAGAGGGGGCTTCTACAGACCTGACCCGTGAGGCTACGGCTCGGGCGGACCGGTgccggggaggggtgggaggaagcCCCGTGGCCCCAACCAGCACCATTTAGAGGGCAGAGGGGCATCACagtgaactgaaaaaaaaaacaaacccaaacccCAAGATATCTGCTGCCATTCACTTGTGTAGACGTCCCCCCAGCACTCGGGCCCTATCACTGTGCGGCCAGGGCCAGCCTCAGCTTGACCACTTGTAAGATGGGGATAATTACCTCTACCTCAACATTcggttgtgaggactaaatgctCCCCCCGTGCgatcctggcacagagcagggcatGAGGAGCAGCAGCTGCTGGGGTGTCCGGAGCATAATCAGGTGGCTGGCTCAGAGATGGGCGGGAGCCCGTGCTGCACTTCCCAGAGGCAAGTCTGCTGCATGGTGGCCAGGAGATGGTCGGAACCATGGCTGCCAGCCACTGAGGGCACCTGCTCCCCACAGCAGAAGGCGACTGGCAAGAGggtgctctgctctgctgccttgTTTCAGAGACTGTCCCCATTTCATCTGCCCGTGAGGCCTCTGTGGGAGCCAGCCCACCACCTCAGGGGCCCGAGTTCTGTGACATAGATGGGACTGCTGGGGTGATGGGACATCAACTGTTATATGTCCCCTGAgtcccgacacacacacacacacacacacacacacacacacacacacacacacacacacacacacacacacacagacctacATTGTGTTTGGTCgccatttcttttccttgatcCCTGGTGATTTTCCTCAAATGCATCAAATCAACTTTGTTGGCCACGAGGATCATCGGGAATGACTCTCTGAGGAATAAAGGAAGGGCAGCTCTGAGGTTTTGccatctgccccccaccccaaccccagcaaAGGCAGGGCAGCCACCCCAGGCAGGACACAGCCCAGGGGCCTCCCACTTGGCTTGGGACTGACTGAAGCACCCCCTCCCTCCACGCCTCCAGGCAGGGGAAAGGGGCCTGGGGCCTGCTGGCTGTCTTGGTTTGATGCCTGGGGCTTGCTGCAAGGAGAGCAAGGGGCCGTCCGGGATGCCTGGCTCAGCCCTGGCAGTGAGGGCGCCACGGGGTTGCTGCATCAGGCTGGGTTCTCGGCCCTGCTTCCTCCcatctctctgctgcctgccaaCCTCGCAGAGCTGCTGCGGCCGCCAGCAGTGGCTTGTGAAGAGCACCAGAGCCAGGGGCTGGCACACAGCTGGCACTCGGTGAATGGCAGCTGCCACATCAGGGcggctcccaggagaggaaggtgggaTCATGAGGCACGTCTGCCTTAAAGATTCCTGCCAACATACATGGCCAAACTGCTGTCCAAACGTGGACAAAATGGCAGTCTTGCAGCATCTTTGGCATCATTGGGCATTTTCATGTAAAAAAACTATAATTTGGTGAAAACAGTACTTTATATTTTCCCTAGGATTAGCAAAAAGATTGACTATATTCCTGCATCTGAGTCATTTATGCTTTCTCTTTTGAGATTCCTATATTCAGGGGCTTAACTCACACTTATCTCTTGGAgaactgtgtgtgcgtgtgtgtgtagccCTTTACCTGGTAAAGCTGTTAAGTCATTAACACTTTACCTTTGGAATAACTGGATTTTTCCCAATTCACTGAGATTTGTTCAAAGCTTGCGGTCTTCCCATTAGTTTctccttttactttctttacatTGCTTAGGACCCAATTAATTGAAAAGACCAAGTGGGCTTAATATTACTTCATGTAATGCTAAGGAAAAAATGAGCCTTTAATGAAAGGGGCTTATAAATCTCATAGTCAAATGTGCTTTAACCAATTACAATGTATAGTAGACTGAAAATTCACTCTTTCtttgaatttaataaaatttggGCAAATTGGAGCTGAAAAACAGATGTTTCCTCTGGTTCCTGACTCATCAGTAGGTACAGTTTAGGAGGATGGCCGAGGACTGACTCCCTGAGGCTTGGAGGCAGTTTGGCCCCACTGACACAACTAGCGTAGGAGTCGGAGGGACCGAGGTCTGAACGCAGCTCTGCCCTTCTGCTACACAGCTTCCCCTGAAAAtctgagagacagacagaggctgATGAGCCCGGAGCCAGGAGGTCTGGCCAGCGGCCCTCACCTGTCCTTGACGcgcaggatgagctggtggaagCGGTCCACGTGCTCGAAGCTCGCCTTGTCTGTGACCGAGAAGACGATGAGGAAGCCATCCCCGGTGCGCATGTACTGCTCCCGCATGGCGCTGAACTCCTCCTGGCCGGCTGTGTCCAgaactggggtggggtgggaattcAGGGGCTGTCACCACCCACCCTGGAGGCCCTGCGGTCTGCAAacccacctgctgctgcccctGCAAGAGGCCGCATGAGCTCCCTAGGCAACGCTGAGAGGGACCCAGCAGGGCCACAGCCACCTCCAAGTGTGAGGCTCTCCCAGGCTCATGGGGACCCACTGGTTCCAATCCACAGTGCTGCCTAGGCCTTACTTAGCCCATGTCTCCAGAAAGCCTCATGAGTCACCGAGCAACTATGATACAAAATCCCTCTGGAGTTCCCACAGCTAGGCCTGGATCCCAGCTGCAGCCCTTACAGGTTCTTGGAGAAGTTGCTGACTCTCTCAGCctcggtttcctcctctgtgaaatagAAACCATGCCTCTACCTTGCAGCCCTTAGGGAGAAGAGCCCCAGGACCTGCCTGGGGGAGCCTGGAGGAGGCTATCCCAGGTCAGGAAAGGTCCTCAGTCCCTGTGCAGAAAGGAGCCAGGGTCACTTGCCTCCTAGGATGGGGCCATTTTCAGAGTGACGGGAAGGGGAGCTGGGGTCGGAAGCAAAGCGGGGGTAAGGAGGCTAGGGGCCATCGTGGCAGAggctctgccccagcccctcTCTCCTGTCTCACTACCTGCACCCCACGGGGTCCAGAAGCCCACTCCCCTTCAGCTTCCTTCCTGCTGAGATCAGATGCTCACCCCCTGCCTGTTTCAGAGAGGTCAGAGCCACAGCTAGGAGGTCTCCCTTTAGACGCACAAGCCTGACCCCTTCAGGCCCTGCTGAAGCCCTATGGGGGTCATAATGTCTGACCCCTTCAACATCCTGCAAGCCCCCACTCACCGTCTACCTCTCCCCATTTTCTCGGCTCACTCTACTCTCTGAGCAGTCCCAACTTTCCCTCTCCCTGGAGCGGGTGGAGCGGACAGTCACAGATTCTGAGCCTGATTCTGGATGAAGTCTGGCTCCTCATTCCTAGAGGGCGACCCTGGTCAATctcacttctctgtgcctccatttcccaaAATGGGGATCCTCGGGGTTGTTTTGAATTAACACACTAGGGCCCTTAGAGGGTACCTGGCACAAAGGAGCCCTGTGGGAGCACCTGCTGCGAGCCTGTTATCCTCCCCTGGGGTGCTCTCTCCCACCTCCGGGCCTGGGCGCCTCTCCCCGTCTTGGTGAGCTGATTCTGGCTCGCTGTCCTGCTGCCTGAGCCCCCGTGACCTCTCCCACCCCTGTGTGCACCTTTCACGGCACTCAGTTCTCCTTGTCCATTTCACAGGTGCCAGTTGAACAGTCAGCTTCCAGGGGCAGGGACCTGGTCTGTGTTTACTTACAGCCTGGCACAAACAGTACTCAATAgcagctgaatgaataaatgaatgtgaaGTCTACACATTTTTgagagcctactatgtgccaggcagtgtcctAGGCACTGCGGATGCAGGGTGAATGAGGCAAAAATCCTTGTTCTGATGAACTTATAATCTAGTCAGGAGACAGATGCACACATGAATGGGTAAGATAATTTCAGGTGGGGATGACTACATATTATGAAGAACAATATAGCCAGCTGGAGGTAACCAGCAGGAGTTGGGGTCGTTCTGGACAGGGAAGGAGGAGATGTTTGAGTCGTGACTGAACGAGGCAAGGAGGAAGCCATGGGGCCTCGGGGAGGAGCGTTCCGGGCAGAGGGAGCACGACAAGTGGGGGTGCACCAGGGCGAGGCTTCCTTCATTCTAAGCAAGACGGGGGCCACTGCAGAGTTTGGGCAACAGAGTGGCATGACCTGGAGGACAACGGAAAAATGTACCCTGGTAGCTGGGAAAACCCAGACCAGGAGTGGAAGCAAGGGCTCCAGTTAGGAGGTCATGCAGAACCCCAGGCAGGCCGCGAGGGAGGGCCAAGCCcaggctgggtgggggcagaAGCTTTGAGAGGTAACTGGATTCAGGCCACTTTCTAAGACAGGGGCATCAGGAGCACAGCTTTTTGGGGAAAGCTGTGGGGTGTGGGGGATGAGAGAGTAAGGCGGTGAGGACAACAGCCTTTAGGGCCTGAGCCAAATGAATAGTGGTGTCATACGCTGTGGTGAGGAAGACTGGGTGGAAAACAGGGTTTAGGGGGCTCAGGTTTTGACTCTGTTACCTATGTGGGACTTCAAATAGGCATTTAGAGTCAGGAACTGGGAAGTGAGCCATGAGATACATATGTGGGAGCTGCCAGTGTGGACAGCAGGGAAGCTATAGCACGAGGTGTCCAGGACACCCAGGAAACCACATCCCCTTGGCAGACACCTGGAGACAGTGCTCGAGAAAGCGACCTTGTCCCCACAGCCATTATCCCCACGCATCTCCTGAGTACACGCAAGGACCTGAGATGTGCTCCTCACGGCAGAGCACTTCAAGGCTACTGCTTATTTCTGTGGGCCTTGGTCTCCTCATGTGTGAAACGAGGGCCAGGGTCCCAGGACCCTCATGACCTTTGAGCTCTGACACCCTAGAATTATTCGATCTGGATATGAAGTTAAGGGGCTGAGAAAACAGGATCTACAGCTGAGGACccgtggggaaactgaggcagtttCCTCGATATTTACCAGGGATGGGGTATGAAGACTGCCCCTTCACTCAGAGGAAATGGAgtcttttttcctaaataaacCCAACTTCGAACAGCAagcaacaaaacagaagaaaatggcatggatTTGGCTGAAGAGGGGATGGGAAGGCCTGAGTTAAACAGCTGAACACATTCAGGTAATATTGTAATTAATATAGCCATAGATCTTGAGCATGTATATTGCCCAAAACCAAAACTAGAGACCtaggatattttaaaatttatcattcagaatttttaaaaaattcaacagagaggcaaaaatgaaaatggaCCCTCCATGAAGGAAAAATACTCAGACATTACAAAAAAACTTCAGACATTGGTGGTCTCAACAGATGATATTCTCCATGCTTTCTAAAAGAATTCTTGGATGATACAGTACAACAAAGTGAAAAATAGGTCCATGAAGGAAAAAGATGAGTAGTATAATAAATAATGTTAAGCAAAGGAAACTGCAAAACTAAGAGttacattcaaataaatattGTTACACAACTTGAAGAAAAGCAATGATCTAGATCTATGATCCATATGTGAAGATCCATATGTTCTAGAACTAGAATCTATGATCCATATGTGAAGAGAGGCTCTGGGGAAAAGTAAGTTACTGCTAAAGTTCTTGCCTCATTTGGGAAGAGGTTGGATATTGATTGCACCCAGATGTTGATAAAAAATATAAGTATAGACACACGTATGCATATGGAATAACcactagaaataaaaatcaaaattccTAGTcatcagaggagaaaaaaaccagAACAAAGTAAATGGGACCAATCCAACAAAAATACATTATACAAAAGTAAGAAAGTTAAAAAGGTAGACATGGAATAAGATGGCAGAAATAAATCTATGATTAATGACAGTAAATGCAAATGGGCTAAATTCACCTTCGAAAAGCAGATACTCAATACAACACCCACTTGTCTGCTACTACAAAAGACACATATAGAACAAAATGGCACAGAGAGAATGAAGAGTGGAAGGATGAAAGTGGATATGTTAGCCGCCTGCATCCACAAAACAGATGGCAAGGCCACCACATTAAACCAGACAAGCAAGGGCACTTACAGTGGAGAAAATACAAGAATCATAAGCACATAAAAATGTTGTCTAAAAATATGCAGGTATAaaagctgaattttaaaaacagcagGAATTAACAAATCCCATAATCAGGGTGGGAGAAATGAGCAGGCCTCTCTCCTAGAGACAGAACAAGTAGCCCCCAAATATAATGATGTCattaaataatacaatttaaaaacttAATCTGAGAGATGGAGAGAACCAACTTTATATTCAAATAGTAAATAAATAGGCTCAACTGCACATGAAATAGGCACAAAAACTGGCCATATAGtaagacataaataaaaatttcaacaaattcCTGAAAGTAGAAGTCATGTGGGCCATGTTTTGCCTAAGTGAAGTAAGATCAGAAATTAACAGCAACACAAGTAAGTATAAAAGAAACTATCCACTTGAAAATGTAAAAAgctacatgataaaaactctcaacaaaatgggtgtagagagcaagtacctcaacataataaagatcatatatgacaaacccacagccaacatcatatttaacagtgaaaagctgaaagcttttgctttacgattgggaacaagacaaggatgcccattctccccacttttattcagcataatactggaggtcctagccacggcaatcagacaacacaaagaaataaaaggcatccagactgggaaggaataagttaaactgtcactgtttgcagatgacatgataatgtacataaaaaaaccttaaagaatccaccgcAAATCTACTaggactaataactgaattcagcaaagttgcaggatacaaaattaatacacagaaatctgttgcattcctatatactaatgatgaactagcagaaagagaaatcaggaaaataattccatttacaattgcatctaaaagaataaatacctaggaataaacccaaccaaggaagtgaaagacctataccctgaaaactatgagacactcatgagagaaattaaagaagacaccaattaatggaaatacatcccatgctcatggataggaagaattaatattgtcaaaatgccaatcctgcctaaagcaatctacagattcaatgcaatccctatcaaaataccaatagcactcttcaatgaactggaacaaatagttcaaaaattcatatggaaccaaaaaaagaccccaaatagccaaagcaattctgagaaagaagaattaagctccccaacttcaagctctactacaaagccacagtaatcaagacaatttggtactggcacaagaacagacccatagaccaatggaactgactagaaagcccagatataaacccggcatatatggtcaattaatatattataaaggagccatggacatacaacagggaaatgacagcctcttcaacacctggtgttggcaaaactggacagcaacatgcaagagaatgaaactggattattgtctatccccatacacaaaggtaaactcaaaatggatcaaagacctgaatataagtcattaaatcataaaactcttagaagaaaaaataggcaaaactctcctgaatataagtatgagcaactttttcctgaacacatctcctcgggcaaggcaaacaaaagcaaaaatgaacaaatgggactatatcaagctaaaaagcttctatacagcaaaggacaccatcagtagaacaaaaaagcatcctacagtatgggagaatatatttgtaaatgacatatctgagaaggggttaacatccaaaatatataaagaactcaaacgcttcaacacccaaaaagcaaataacccaattaaagaataggcagaggatatgaacatacacttctccaaagaagaaattcacttcgccaacaggcacatgaaaagatgctccacattgctaattaccagggaaatgcaaattaaaaccacagtgagatatcacttcacaccagttaggatggccaacatccaaaagacaaggaacaacaaatactggagaggatgtggagaaaggggtaccctcctacactgctggtggaaatgtaaattagtttaaccattgcggaaagcaatatggaggttcctcaaaaaacaaaaaatagaaatacaatttgacccagtaattccactcctaggaatttgcccaaagaaaacaagatctcagattcaaaaagacatatgcacccctatgtttatcgcagcactatttacaattgccaagaaatggcagcaacctaagtgtcaatccatagatgagtggataaagaagatgtggttcatatatacaatggaatattattcagccataagaagaaaataaatcctaccatttgcaacaacacagatggatctggagggtattatgctcagtaaaataagccaggcggagaaagacaagttccctcatttgtggagtacaacggagcaaaaccgaaggaacaaaacagcagcatactcacagacaccaagaaaggactagtggttaccaaaggggaggggagggggaggttgtgaagggagggagggagaaggggattgaggggtattatgattggcacacaagGTGTTGGGGTGTCACAGCAAAGacgcgtagcacagagaagacaagtagtgactctatggcatcttactacgctgatggacagtgactgtaatggggtgtgggagggacttgataatatgggtgactgtagtaactacaatgtttttcatgtgaaaccattaTAAGAGTATATctcaatgattccttaataaaaaaatatacaaagctATACCACTCTACAACTCTCTAGTTATAGAGAAAATCAAAGCAGAAATTATAATTTAGAAGTGAATGACAATGAACAATAAGAAAACCTCTGGTTTGAGGCCAGTGTAGTACTCAGAGGAAAATTATAGCTTCAAACGCACTTCAGAAAACAAGAAAGACAGAACGTTAAGCATTTAAACTGAGGGGctagaaaaggaaaactaaaataaaaccaaagaaagaagaaatcataatgaaagtataatttaagaaaatgggaggaaggaaaaactaattgatataaaaaaatcaaaagttgattctttgaaaggaccaattaaaaaaaaaagcctttagcAATTCTTATCAGAGGAAAAAGACCAATAGCATTTGGAATGAAAAAAGGCCTATGACTATGGATCTAGAGACATATTTAATTATGAAAGAAAACTACATACAGTTTTATAGCAATACATTTTTAATTCTCAATGAAATGGatgatttaagaaaatataaatgaacaaaacTAGTTCAAGAAAGCATGTAAAAATAGGCCAAATATCAATGAAATGAAAGAGACAAAATCtacctaaaaaatggcagaaagctACGCTTGTTATTTGCAATTTGCTCCAGAGCACAGAAAATTTAGAACTTCCCAGCTCAGTGTAAGAGCCTAGAATAATCCTAATAACAAGCTAGATAGGGTAGCATGTGGGTGTGTGGTAACTATCAGGCCCACCCCCCACCTTTGGGGGATAGAAGCAGCCTGCATGTGAGAGGTGCATTCAGTTATCACCTTGCCGTTTATTTTCTGAGCATCCAGTCAGTGCCAACCACTCTGCTTGGTACTTTGTGTTGCTAAAGAATATGAGCATCCTCTCCatactgctaatcatcagggaaatgcgaaataaaaccacagtgagatatcacttcacaccagttaggatggccactatccaaaagacaataaataaatgctggtgaggatgaggagaaatgggaaccctactacactgctggtgggaatgtcaattggtgcagccactatggaaagcagtatggaggttcctcaaaaaacgaaaaatagaaataccatttgacccagtaattccacttctaggagtttacccgaagaaaacaaaatccctgatttgaaaagacagatgcatccctatgtttattgccgcagTACTTGCAATagccaaatatggaagcaacctgagtgttcatcaatagatgaatggataaagatatggtacatatacacaatggaatgttattcagccatgaagaaaataaatccatttaCGAccgcatggatggagctagagagcatcatgctcagtgaaataagccaggtgcagaaagacaaacaccatatgatttcacttatgtggaatataaaaacaaagcaaaacagggggctctcttgtcccctcctggcctgagccaggagctctgtcctcttgttttctctctaaataaaagcctctccctggctctcctaccttgagtgtttgcgaagttcattcttcggctccgtaAACAAGAACCCctgcatcatctttgggggctcgtccaggataacttcggaggtgagtatcggcatccaagcctgccttttctatCACTATCCTTATAGAAGGGAGCCATCTATGGCACACAGCATCGGGTGCTTGTCAGCGACTTacatgggactagcccggctgctgtTCTCAAAGTCTCGACCAACaggttcccctgtgtctccctcagtggatcccccatctcccttgggagccgggaatgtcacctgagtggaggccaggattccctttcagaggcatctccttggatgcgagggactgaggaaggccgtgggcacctgcgagagtctaggctgaggccacacttcagcggcttctcaagggccgtgtgtctggaatcagaccccgacagcccgactgggtgtcCATGAGGAgtgactctctctgtctctctggcttccagcctgcttcttcaggccgccctggcctctgaggcaggggtgctctttactttcttttcatgCTCTTTGTGTGCCTCTAACTTGATTAATTTCACAGAACCTAATGTTCACCACCACAAGGTAGATCTACGCTTTGCTATTATTAttgactaaatgctgtactttttatcttataaaaatgtgtctgggcacccattagccacttaaaagacaattAGCGTCGGCTACCAGTCTTGCCTTGGAGGAAACACCACTTCCTGGTGCCCACTGCTCCTTGATCCCTGGCCTCTGGACGGGAATGTCAGGGAGTGGCTGAGTCTGTTTCCTACTTTCCTCTCCTAATCTGCGGACTCCGAGGGCAGACCGGACtggtagacagtggtccttggatctcggcTCCAGCCTATTGACCCGATAGTGCTGAGTGaacctccagctaggctgctgcctatgtgaGAGTCACAGATGACCCCGACCTCTTTGTCTCACAggtcagatttcttacagtgggtgactagtAGGAAAATTCGCaagcagtggcagaaactggtgtttgagagtaTAGAACCACCACCTCCCCTTCATGACTGTCCATGGCAGCCTGTCTGAATTTTATCATTGGCCTTAGGAAAAGTTCCCCTGCTCCTCATTTGAAGCAGTCCTCTTGGGActgtgccactttctcctgtgtagtgTAAATGAAGTTTGTACTGAGACATTTATCTTCTTGCAATACAGCCTGACTTAATCTTTCAAAGGAAaagaatgcttaaagagaggctt is part of the Manis pentadactyla isolate mManPen7 chromosome 1, mManPen7.hap1, whole genome shotgun sequence genome and harbors:
- the MRAS gene encoding ras-related protein M-Ras isoform X2, translating into MREQYMRTGDGFLIVFSVTDKASFEHVDRFHQLILRVKDRESFPMILVANKVDLMHLRKITRDQGKEMATKHNIPYIETSAKDPPLNVDKAFHDLVRVIRQQIPEKSQKKKKKTKWRGDRAAGAHKLQCVIL